The region GCGCCGTCAGGCCCGCTACGGGCTCGTGACGCTCTGCATCGGCGGCGGGATGGGCATCGCCGCGGTATTCGAGCGGGTGGGATAGGCTCGCCGCGATGGATCATCGGTCTGGCTAATGTCACGTTAGCGAAGTGGTTCAACGCATGGCCTTGGCGAGGACCTGTTCTGGTGTCTTGGTCCACTGGAACGGCTGGCAGCGCTGATTCCAGGCATCGATGAAGATCCGGATCGCCCGGATGAGGTCGGCGACGCTGGTGAAGGTCCCCCGGCGGATCGCCTTGCGGGTGATGATCCCAAAGAAGATCTCCACCAGATTCATCCAGCTCGCCGAGGTCGGGGTGAAATGCAGGTGGATCCTTGGGTTGCGGGCCAGCCAGGCCCGGACCCTGGGATGGGTGTGGGTGCCGTAGTTGTCGAGCACGAGGTGCAGCTCCCGCCGCGGATAGGCCTTGGCGACCTGTTTGCAGAAGGCCAGGAACTCGATGTGGCGGTGCCGGTCAAAGCAGCGGTCGGTCACCTTGCCGGTGGCCACCTCCAAGGCGGCAAACAGCGTGGTGGTGCCGTGGCGGAAGTAGTCGTGGGTGCGCCGCTCGGCCAACCCCGGCCGCAGCGGCAGGATCGGCGCGGTGCGGTCCAGCGCCTGGATCTGGGACTTCTCGTCCACGCACAGCACCACTGCCTTCTCGGGTGGGTGCAGGTACAGCCCGACGACGTCGTGGATCTTGGCTTCCAGCTGCGGGTCGGTGGAGAACTTGAAGGTCTCGGTCCGCCAGGGCTTGAGGCCATGGTCGCGCCAGACGGTGGCGATGGTGAAGTTGCTCACGCCCAGCTCGCGGGCCAGCGTCCGGGTCGACCAATGAGTCTCGCCCGAGGTCGGCGCCGGGCCGGCGAGGGTGACGGCGACGATCTCCAGTTCCT is a window of Actinomycetota bacterium DNA encoding:
- a CDS encoding IS630 family transposase; this encodes MPKAAAALAASPKQLAELQTWLRSPSLPSGLAQRARIITLAADGVANSEIAELLGCSRQTVITWRQRFTRSGIAGLTDRPRAGRPPTIDVHKELEIVAVTLAGPAPTSGETHWSTRTLARELGVSNFTIATVWRDHGLKPWRTETFKFSTDPQLEAKIHDVVGLYLHPPEKAVVLCVDEKSQIQALDRTAPILPLRPGLAERRTHDYFRHGTTTLFAALEVATGKVTDRCFDRHRHIEFLAFCKQVAKAYPRRELHLVLDNYGTHTHPRVRAWLARNPRIHLHFTPTSASWMNLVEIFFGIITRKAIRRGTFTSVADLIRAIRIFIDAWNQRCQPFQWTKTPEQVLAKAMR